From one Lycium ferocissimum isolate CSIRO_LF1 chromosome 7, AGI_CSIRO_Lferr_CH_V1, whole genome shotgun sequence genomic stretch:
- the LOC132065432 gene encoding pentatricopeptide repeat-containing protein At4g21065-like: protein MEISTMSQAMQLHAHLLKSGRPESNQTQTQNLSKLFTFTALSPSGNLTYAHNILTTLKTPNSYYYNTLIRAYSDSPDPTRSITLFLTMHCKDDPVVPRPDKFTYPFVLKGCCKLRDVKLGKTMHGLILKSGFILDRYVNNALIHMYSGCGDSGHAYKVFDEMPERDVVSWTSVIDGFVDNNRPIEAIKLFEVMMESGVDPNEATLVSVLRGCADTGALSIGKNVDEFVKERELSMKANVGTALIDMYAKCGCIDNARRVFNETMDKDVYAWTAMISGLASHGLSEEAMEHFEEMKSCGVKPDERTMTAVLSACRNAGWIGKGLYHLRSTMKKYKLRPTIQHYGCIVDMFVRAGQLEEAEQFIKKMPIDPDVVLWRTLLWGCKIHGDVERSERLVKDVELLKMDTRDCGSYVLLGNVYAANGNWKEKAKMRELMNQRGLVKTPGTSRIEIDGLIHEFTAGDSRHVEADNIYAKLDELEQNVRREGYDPKVSEVLLEIDNDEKASQLLHHSEKLALSFGLIKTNPGTVIRIVKNLRSCEDCHSFMKLVSKLYQREIIIRDRIRYHYFKGGECSCGDRW, encoded by the coding sequence ATGGAAATATCAACAATGTCACAAGCCATGCAACTCCATGCCCATTTACTCAAATCGGGTCGACCCGAATCCAACCAAACCCAAACCCAAAATCTCAGCAAACTCTTCACTTTCACAGCTCTTTCACCTTCAGGTAACCTCACATATGCTCACAATATCTTAACAACTCTTAAAACCCCAAATTCATATTACTACAACACCCTAATCCGTGCATATTCGGATTCACCCGACCCGACCCGATCCATTACACTCTTCCTCACCATGCATTGTAAAGATGACCCGGTTGTGCCCCGACCCGACAAGTTTACTTACCCGTTTGTACTCAAAGGTTGTTGTAAATTAAGGGATGTAAAGTTAGGTAAAACGATGCATGGGTTGATTTTGAAGTCGGGTTTTATATTGGATCGTTATGTGAACAATGCACTTATTCATATGTATTCGGGTTGTGGTGATTCGGGTCATGCTTATaaggtgtttgatgaaatgcctgAGAGAGATGTTGTTTCTTGGACTTCGGTTATTGATGGTTTTGTCGATAATAATCGACCCATTGAAGCTATTAAGTTGTTTGAGGTTATGATGGAGAGTGGGGTTGACCCGAATGAAGCAACTCTTGTTTCGGTTTTACGTGGTTGTGCTGATACCGGAGCGTTGAGTATCGGGAaaaatgttgatgaatttgttAAGGAGAGGGAACTTAGTATGAAGGCGAATGTGGGGACTGCGCTTATTGACATGTACGCGAAATGTGGGTGCATAGATAATGCGCGACGAGTGTTTAATGAGACGATGGATAAGGATGTTTATGCTTGGACCGCGATGATATCAGGTCTTGCAAGTCACGGGTTATCAGAAGAGGCTATGGAACATTTTGAGGAGATGAAGAGTTGTGGTGTAAAGCCCGATGAAAGAACGATGACTGCTGTTTTGTCGGCTTGTAGGAATGCTGGTTGGATTGGTAAAGGGCTGTATCATTTAAGGAGTACTATGAAGAAGTATAAGTTAAGACCGACGATTCAGCATTATGGATGTATAGTAGACATGTTTGTGCGTGCTGGCCAGTTAGAGGAAGCCGAGCAGTTTATTAAGAAGATGCCTATTGATCCGGATGTTGTGTTATGGAGAACGTTGTTATGGGGTTGTAAAATTCACGGAGATGTTGAAAGGAGCGAACGTTTAGTGAAGGACGTTGAGCTTTTGAAAATGGACACTCGTGATTGTGGGAGTTATGTACTTCTTGGGAATGTCTATGCAGCCAACGGGAATTGGAAGGAGAAAGCGAAGATGAGAGAGTTGATGAATCAAAGAGGGTTAGTGAAGACACCGGGGACTAGCAGAATTGAGATTGATGGGCTGATCCATGAATTTACAGCTGGAGACTCGAGACATGTTGAAGCAGATAATATATACGCGAAATTGGATGAATTAGAACAGAATGTTAGAAGAGAAGGTTACGATCCCAAAGTTTCGGAGGTGTTACTTGAAATAGATAATGACGAGAAAGCATCACAGCTTCTCCACCACAGTGAGAAACTCGCATTGTCGTTTGGACTTATCAAAACTAATCCGGGAACTGTGATTAGGATAGTGAAGAACTTAAGGTCTTGTGAGGACTGTCATTCTTTCATGAAACTAGTCTCGAAGTTATACCAAAGAGAGATCATCATTAGGGACCGTATCCGTTACCATTACTTTAAGGGTGGTGAATGTTCTTGTGGAGATCGATGGTGA